GCCCGCGATCTGCGCTTCCGACTCGAACAGCAGCATCGTGCTGCAGGTGTAAATCACATTGTCCCACGCCCGCGCCATTGGCACCGGGAAATGAACGCAGAGCCCGCGCTCCCGCAGCACGCCACCAGCCACGTGCAGCACGACCTGCTTCGACTCTGCCCCGATCGTGCTCGTCACCGTTGCGGATCCGCCCAGCAGCGTGACGGCGCCCATCGCGCACCAGGCACAGTTGGCCCAGCAACCGATGCGATCGGTCTGCACCCAGAAGTTCGTGGGCGCCGCCGAAAACGGGTGAGCTGCCCACACCTCGCCGGTGGCCGGGTGCAGCACCACACCATGGTAGTCCTGCAGTGCGACGAGGGCGTCGCGCACATTATCCGGCTGCTCGCCGAGCGCATCGGCGAGCTCTGCTATGGTGGGGGCATGCCCGTGATCGACGAAGGTCCGGATGATCCGGTAGTGCAGCTCGGAGTGGGTGATCAATTCACGCTCGTCGTGTTAGGCCACGCCCGCTCTTACCGGGTCAGGATCGGCAGATACGCCCGCCACGGTCCGACGTCCTGGCCGTATCGTTTGGCCATCACACGGGCGATCTGCGCGAGGTGGCCAAGG
The nucleotide sequence above comes from Longimicrobiales bacterium. Encoded proteins:
- a CDS encoding alkylmercury lyase family protein, producing the protein MITHSELHYRIIRTFVDHGHAPTIAELADALGEQPDNVRDALVALQDYHGVVLHPATGEVWAAHPFSAAPTNFWVQTDRIGCWANCAWCAMGAVTLLGGSATVTSTIGAESKQVVLHVAGGVLRERGLCVHFPVPMARAWDNVIYTCSTMLLFESEAQIAGWCRRHRIPRGDVQPLELVLAFAQEWYGGHLDRDWVKWSSAEAATLFEKHGLTGPTWQVADGATRF